A region from the Pseudomonas sp. KU26590 genome encodes:
- the glmS gene encoding glutamine--fructose-6-phosphate transaminase (isomerizing), with amino-acid sequence MCGIVGAVAERNVTAILLEGLKRLEYRGYDSAGVALFNNAGVLERRRRVGKVNELERALAGEPVTGRLGIAHTRWATHGAPLERNAHPHFSNEQLAVVHNGIIENHEPLRERLKGLGYVFTSDTDTEVIVHLLHHKLQDTPDLAAALKATVKELHGAYGLAVISAKQPDRLIAARSGSPLVVGLGLGENFLASDQLALRQVTDRFMYLEEGDIAEIRRDSVQIWDASGLPVERETVQYHEGAEAADKGEYRHFMLKEIHEQPKVVQRTLEGRLGQQQVLVQAFGPQAAELFAKVRNVQIVACGTSYHAGMVARYWLEGLAGIPCQVEVASEFRYRKVVVQPDTLFVSISQSGETADTLAALRNAKELGFLASLAICNVGISSLVRESDLTLLTQAGPEIGVASTKAFTTQLVALMLLTLSLGQVKGTLEAGVEAELVEELRRLPTRLGEALAMDTTVEKIAELFAEKNHTLFLGRGAQFPVAMEGALKLKEISYIHAEAYPAGELKHGPLALVDSDMPVVTVAPNNELLEKLKSNLQEVRARGGELIVFADEQAGLVNGEGTHVVSMPHILDALTPILYTIPLQLLSYYVAVLKGTDVDQPRNLAKSVTVE; translated from the coding sequence ATGTGTGGAATTGTCGGCGCTGTTGCTGAACGGAATGTTACTGCCATCCTGCTAGAGGGCCTCAAGCGCCTTGAATACCGGGGCTACGACAGCGCTGGCGTGGCGTTATTCAACAACGCCGGCGTGCTTGAGCGTCGTCGTCGGGTCGGCAAGGTCAACGAACTGGAGCGCGCACTCGCCGGCGAACCGGTCACAGGCCGCCTCGGTATTGCCCACACCCGTTGGGCAACACACGGTGCGCCGTTGGAGCGCAACGCTCACCCACATTTCTCCAACGAGCAACTGGCGGTGGTACACAACGGCATCATCGAAAACCATGAGCCACTTCGCGAGCGTTTGAAGGGCCTGGGTTATGTGTTTACGTCTGACACGGACACCGAAGTCATCGTCCACCTGTTGCACCATAAACTGCAGGACACGCCCGATCTGGCCGCTGCTCTGAAGGCTACCGTCAAGGAACTGCACGGCGCTTATGGCCTTGCGGTCATTAGCGCAAAACAACCAGATCGCCTGATTGCTGCTCGCAGTGGCAGCCCACTGGTTGTGGGTCTGGGCCTTGGGGAAAACTTCCTCGCCTCCGATCAACTGGCGTTGCGTCAGGTTACTGACCGCTTCATGTACCTGGAAGAGGGCGACATCGCCGAGATCCGCCGCGACAGCGTGCAGATCTGGGATGCCTCCGGCCTGCCCGTCGAGCGGGAGACCGTTCAGTACCACGAGGGCGCAGAAGCGGCGGACAAAGGCGAGTACCGCCACTTCATGCTCAAGGAAATCCACGAGCAGCCAAAAGTCGTGCAGCGCACCCTCGAAGGGCGCCTCGGTCAGCAGCAGGTTCTGGTGCAGGCATTCGGACCGCAAGCAGCGGAGCTGTTCGCCAAAGTGCGCAACGTGCAGATCGTGGCCTGCGGCACCAGCTATCACGCCGGCATGGTCGCGCGGTACTGGCTCGAAGGCCTGGCTGGCATTCCCTGCCAGGTCGAGGTCGCCAGCGAATTCCGCTACCGCAAAGTCGTGGTCCAGCCGGACACGCTGTTCGTTTCGATCTCCCAGTCCGGCGAGACCGCCGATACCCTGGCCGCGCTGCGTAACGCCAAGGAACTGGGTTTCCTTGCCAGCCTGGCGATCTGCAACGTGGGTATCAGTTCGCTGGTGCGTGAATCCGATCTGACCCTGCTCACTCAAGCCGGCCCGGAAATCGGTGTCGCGTCGACCAAGGCGTTCACCACGCAGTTGGTCGCGCTGATGCTGCTGACGCTGTCACTGGGTCAGGTCAAAGGCACGCTGGAAGCCGGCGTGGAAGCAGAACTGGTTGAAGAACTGCGCCGCCTGCCGACCCGCCTGGGTGAAGCATTGGCGATGGACACGACGGTGGAGAAAATCGCCGAACTGTTCGCCGAGAAGAATCACACTCTGTTCCTGGGCCGTGGCGCGCAATTCCCGGTGGCGATGGAAGGGGCGTTGAAGCTCAAGGAGATCTCCTACATCCACGCCGAAGCCTATCCGGCCGGCGAACTGAAACACGGCCCGTTGGCACTGGTGGACAGCGACATGCCCGTCGTCACCGTGGCACCTAACAACGAGCTGCTGGAGAAGCTGAAATCCAACCTGCAGGAAGTGCGCGCACGGGGCGGCGAACTGATCGTCTTCGCTGACGAACAGGCCGGGCTGGTCAACGGAGAGGGCACCCATGTGGTTTCCATGCCCCACATCCTCGACGCCCTGACGCCAATTCTGTACACCATTCCGCTGCAACTGCTTTCGTATTACGTGGCAGTGCTGAAGGGTACGGATGTGGATCAGCCGCGTAATTTGGCGAAGTCTGTCACGGTGGAATAA
- a CDS encoding DeoR/GlpR family DNA-binding transcription regulator gives MSKRNTPQRRHNILALLNEQGEVSVDELAKRFETSEVTVRKDLAALESNGLLLRRYGGAVPMPQELIGDPGQPVSSFKQAIARAAVARIREHARIIIDSGSTTAAMIPQLGLQPGLVVMTNSLHVANALGELEHEPVLLMTGGTWDPHSESFQGQVAEQVLRSYDFDQLFIGADGIDLTRGTTTFNELLGLSRVMAEVAREVIVMVEADKVGRKIPNLELPWSSVHTLITDDRLPQEAREQIQARGVTLICAAVS, from the coding sequence ATGTCGAAACGTAATACGCCTCAGCGACGCCATAACATTCTCGCTTTGCTCAATGAGCAGGGTGAAGTGAGCGTGGATGAGTTGGCCAAGCGCTTCGAAACCTCCGAGGTGACGGTCCGCAAGGATCTGGCGGCGCTTGAAAGCAACGGGTTGCTGCTTCGTCGTTACGGCGGCGCCGTTCCCATGCCTCAGGAATTGATTGGCGACCCCGGTCAGCCCGTTTCCAGTTTCAAGCAAGCCATCGCCCGCGCTGCCGTCGCTCGTATCCGGGAACACGCACGCATCATCATCGACAGTGGCAGTACCACCGCGGCGATGATTCCGCAGCTGGGTCTGCAGCCGGGCCTTGTGGTGATGACCAATTCCCTGCATGTCGCCAACGCGCTGGGTGAACTGGAACACGAACCGGTGTTGCTTATGACCGGCGGCACGTGGGACCCGCATTCAGAGTCGTTTCAGGGCCAAGTGGCTGAACAAGTGCTGCGTTCCTACGATTTCGATCAGCTGTTCATCGGCGCCGACGGGATTGATCTGACCCGAGGCACCACAACTTTCAACGAACTTCTCGGCCTCAGCCGGGTGATGGCCGAAGTCGCCAGGGAAGTGATCGTGATGGTCGAGGCCGATAAGGTAGGTCGCAAGATTCCCAATCTGGAGCTGCCGTGGAGCAGCGTCCATACCCTCATTACCGATGACCGCCTGCCTCAAGAGGCGCGCGAACAAATTCAGGCCCGCGGCGTAACCTTGATTTGCGCTGCTGTTTCCTAG
- the glmU gene encoding bifunctional UDP-N-acetylglucosamine diphosphorylase/glucosamine-1-phosphate N-acetyltransferase GlmU, producing the protein MSLDIVILAAGQGTRMRSALPKVLHPVAGNSMLGHVIHSARQLSPQGIHVVIGHGAERVREQLAGDDLNFVLQDKQLGTGHAVAQALPALTAETVLILYGDVPLIQVETLHRLLALVSDQQLGLLTVTLENPTGYGRIVRDTQHRVSAIVEHKDATEAQKAIKEGNTGILAVPGKRLADWLGRLSNNNAQGEYYLTDVIEMAVNDGLVVATAQPDDAMEVQGANDRKQLAELERHYQQREARRLMALGVTLRDPARFDVRGDVTVGRDVMIDVNVILEGRVVIEDDVSIGPNCVIKDSTLRKGAIIKANSHLEGAIVGEGADAGPFARLRPGSVLDARAHVGNFVELKNAHLGEGAKAGHLTYLGDAVIGARTNIGAGTITCNYDSANKHKTVMGEDVFIGSNNSLVAPVHIASGASTGAGSTINQDVPAEQLAVARARQRNIEGWKRPVKIKKD; encoded by the coding sequence ATGTCTCTCGATATCGTCATTCTCGCTGCAGGCCAGGGCACTCGCATGCGTTCCGCTCTGCCCAAGGTTTTGCATCCCGTGGCCGGTAACTCGATGCTTGGCCATGTTATCCACAGCGCACGCCAGCTTTCGCCCCAAGGCATTCATGTGGTTATCGGCCATGGCGCCGAGCGGGTCCGCGAGCAACTGGCCGGCGATGATCTGAATTTCGTGCTTCAAGACAAACAATTGGGCACAGGCCACGCCGTCGCCCAAGCGTTGCCAGCGCTGACCGCCGAGACGGTGCTCATCCTTTACGGCGATGTTCCGCTTATACAGGTAGAGACCTTGCACCGACTGCTTGCGCTGGTAAGTGATCAGCAGTTGGGCCTGTTGACGGTCACGCTGGAAAACCCGACCGGTTATGGTCGTATCGTTCGTGACACTCAGCACCGCGTCAGCGCCATCGTCGAGCACAAGGATGCAACTGAAGCGCAGAAGGCTATCAAGGAAGGGAACACCGGGATTCTCGCCGTACCGGGCAAGCGACTGGCCGACTGGCTGGGCCGCCTCTCCAACAACAATGCACAGGGTGAGTATTACCTGACTGACGTTATTGAGATGGCTGTCAACGACGGCCTTGTGGTCGCCACTGCTCAGCCTGACGATGCGATGGAAGTGCAGGGCGCGAACGATCGTAAACAACTTGCCGAGCTCGAGCGCCATTACCAGCAGCGTGAAGCCCGCCGACTCATGGCGTTGGGCGTCACGCTGCGCGACCCAGCGCGTTTTGACGTTCGTGGCGACGTCACCGTTGGCCGCGACGTCATGATCGACGTAAACGTCATTCTTGAGGGGCGAGTCGTCATCGAAGACGACGTCTCGATCGGGCCGAACTGCGTGATCAAGGACAGCACCTTGCGCAAGGGCGCGATCATCAAGGCAAACAGTCACCTTGAAGGTGCGATCGTTGGCGAGGGCGCGGATGCTGGACCTTTCGCTCGTCTGCGCCCGGGCAGTGTTCTCGACGCCCGCGCTCATGTGGGTAACTTCGTCGAATTGAAGAACGCTCATCTGGGCGAGGGCGCCAAGGCAGGTCATCTGACCTACCTGGGTGACGCGGTCATTGGCGCGCGCACCAACATTGGCGCAGGCACCATTACCTGCAACTACGATAGCGCGAACAAGCACAAGACGGTGATGGGCGAAGACGTGTTCATTGGCTCGAACAACTCGCTGGTTGCCCCTGTGCATATCGCGTCGGGCGCTAGCACTGGTGCGGGCTCTACCATCAATCAGGATGTGCCCGCCGAACAACTGGCGGTCGCCCGAGCGCGCCAGCGCAACATCGAAGGCTGGAAGCGTCCGGTGAAAATCAAGAAAGACTAA
- a CDS encoding F0F1 ATP synthase subunit epsilon: MAMTVHCDIVSAEGEIFSGLVEMVIAHGNLGDIGIAPGHAPLITDLKPGPIRLIKQGGEAEVFYISGGFLEVQPNMVKVLADTVQRAADLDEASAQEAVKAAERALNEKGADFDYGAAAARLAEAAAQLRTVQQIRKKFGG; this comes from the coding sequence ATGGCTATGACAGTCCATTGCGATATCGTCAGCGCGGAAGGAGAGATTTTCTCCGGTCTGGTCGAGATGGTGATTGCACACGGTAACCTGGGTGATATCGGTATTGCTCCAGGTCACGCACCGTTGATCACTGATCTGAAGCCAGGTCCGATCCGCCTGATCAAGCAGGGTGGCGAAGCCGAGGTGTTTTACATCTCCGGTGGTTTCCTTGAGGTTCAACCGAACATGGTCAAAGTGCTTGCCGATACCGTGCAACGCGCTGCTGATCTGGACGAAGCCTCAGCTCAGGAAGCCGTCAAGGCTGCCGAGCGTGCTCTTAATGAAAAAGGCGCAGATTTCGATTACGGAGCTGCTGCTGCACGTCTGGCGGAGGCCGCAGCTCAGCTGCGCACCGTTCAGCAAATTCGCAAGAAGTTCGGCGGCTAA
- the atpD gene encoding F0F1 ATP synthase subunit beta, whose protein sequence is MSSGRIVQIIGAVIDVEFPRDSVPSIYNALKVQGAETTLEVQQQLGDGVVRTIAMGSTEGLKRGLDVIDSGAAISVPVGKATLGRIMDVLGNPIDEAGPIETEERWGIHRPAPSFADQAGGNDLLETGIKVIDLVCPFAKGGKVGLFGGAGVGKTVNMMELIRNIAIEHSGYSVFAGVGERTREGNDFYHEMKDSNVLDKVALVYGQMNEPPGNRLRVALTGLTMAEKFRDEGNDVLLFVDNIYRYTLAGTEVSALLGRMPSAVGYQPTLAEEMGVLQERITSTKEGSITSIQAVYVPADDLTDPSPATTFAHLDATVVLSRDIASLGIYPAVDPLDSTSRQLDPNVIGQEHYDTARGVQYVLQRYKELKDIIAILGMDELSETDKQLVSRARKIQRFLSQPFFVAEVFTGASGKYVSLKDTIAGFKGILAGDYDHLPEQAFYMVGGIEEAIEKAKKL, encoded by the coding sequence ATGAGTAGCGGACGTATCGTTCAAATCATCGGCGCCGTGATCGACGTGGAATTTCCACGCGACAGCGTACCGAGCATCTACAACGCGCTGAAAGTACAAGGCGCGGAAACTACTCTGGAAGTTCAGCAACAGCTGGGCGACGGCGTAGTTCGTACCATTGCGATGGGTTCCACCGAAGGCTTGAAGCGCGGTCTGGACGTTATCGACAGCGGCGCAGCCATCTCCGTACCGGTCGGTAAAGCGACTCTGGGCCGGATCATGGACGTACTGGGCAACCCGATCGACGAAGCGGGCCCGATCGAAACCGAAGAGCGCTGGGGCATTCACCGTCCTGCGCCTTCGTTCGCTGATCAGGCTGGCGGCAACGACCTCCTGGAAACCGGCATCAAGGTCATCGACCTGGTTTGCCCGTTTGCCAAAGGCGGTAAAGTCGGTCTGTTCGGTGGTGCCGGTGTCGGCAAAACTGTAAACATGATGGAACTGATCCGTAACATCGCCATCGAGCACAGCGGTTATTCCGTGTTCGCCGGTGTGGGCGAGCGTACCCGTGAGGGTAACGACTTCTACCACGAGATGAAGGACTCCAACGTTCTGGACAAAGTAGCGCTGGTCTACGGTCAGATGAACGAGCCGCCGGGTAACCGTCTGCGCGTCGCCCTGACTGGCCTGACCATGGCTGAGAAGTTCCGTGACGAAGGTAACGACGTTCTGTTGTTCGTTGACAACATCTACCGTTACACACTGGCCGGTACTGAAGTATCCGCACTGCTGGGCCGTATGCCTTCTGCAGTAGGTTACCAGCCGACGCTGGCCGAAGAGATGGGCGTGCTGCAAGAGCGCATCACTTCGACCAAGGAAGGCTCGATCACGTCGATCCAGGCGGTATACGTACCGGCGGATGACTTGACTGACCCATCGCCAGCCACAACGTTTGCTCACCTGGACGCCACCGTCGTTCTGTCCCGTGACATCGCTTCCCTGGGTATCTACCCAGCGGTCGATCCACTGGACTCGACTTCGCGCCAGCTGGACCCGAACGTCATCGGTCAGGAGCACTACGACACCGCTCGCGGCGTTCAGTATGTTCTGCAGCGTTACAAAGAGCTGAAAGACATCATTGCGATCCTGGGTATGGACGAGCTGTCGGAAACTGACAAGCAGTTGGTATCCCGCGCTCGTAAGATTCAGCGCTTCCTGTCGCAGCCGTTCTTCGTGGCTGAAGTCTTCACCGGTGCCTCGGGTAAATACGTTTCCCTGAAAGACACCATTGCTGGCTTCAAAGGTATCCTCGCCGGTGACTACGACCATTTGCCTGAACAGGCGTTCTACATGGTCGGCGGCATCGAAGAAGCGATCGAGAAAGCCAAGAAACTGTAA
- the atpG gene encoding F0F1 ATP synthase subunit gamma codes for MAGAKEIRSKIASIKSTQKITSAMEKVAVSKMRKAQMRMAASRPYAERIRQVIGHLANANPEYRHPFMIEREVKRVGYVVVSSDRGLCGGLNTNLFKALVKDMAKNRENGVEIDLCVVGSKGAAFFRNFGGNVVAAISHLGEEPSINDLIGSVKVMLDAYLEGRIDRLSVVSNKFINTMTQQPTVEQLIPLVATQDQELKHHWDYLYEPDAKELLDGLMVRYVESQVYQAVVENNAAEQAARMIAMKNATDNAGDLISDLQLIYNKARQAAITQEISEIVGGAAAV; via the coding sequence ATGGCAGGCGCAAAAGAGATTCGCAGCAAGATTGCGAGCATCAAAAGCACGCAAAAGATCACCAGCGCCATGGAAAAAGTGGCGGTCAGTAAAATGCGCAAGGCTCAAATGCGCATGGCTGCTAGCCGTCCTTACGCGGAGCGCATCCGCCAGGTGATTGGTCATCTCGCCAACGCTAACCCGGAATACCGTCATCCCTTCATGATCGAACGCGAAGTAAAGCGCGTCGGTTACGTCGTGGTGAGCAGTGACCGTGGTCTGTGTGGTGGCTTGAATACCAACCTGTTCAAGGCTTTGGTCAAGGACATGGCGAAGAACCGTGAAAACGGCGTAGAGATCGATCTGTGCGTGGTCGGCAGCAAAGGTGCGGCGTTTTTCCGCAACTTCGGCGGTAACGTCGTCGCTGCGATCAGCCACTTGGGCGAAGAGCCGTCGATCAACGATTTGATCGGCAGCGTCAAGGTGATGCTGGATGCCTACCTGGAGGGCCGTATTGATCGCCTGTCCGTGGTATCCAACAAGTTCATCAACACCATGACTCAGCAACCAACGGTCGAGCAGTTGATTCCGTTGGTCGCGACCCAGGATCAAGAACTCAAGCACCACTGGGATTACCTGTACGAACCCGACGCCAAAGAGCTGCTGGACGGCTTGATGGTCCGTTACGTGGAGTCGCAGGTCTACCAGGCGGTGGTCGAGAACAACGCGGCTGAACAAGCTGCGCGGATGATCGCGATGAAGAACGCCACTGACAACGCCGGTGATTTGATCAGCGATTTGCAGTTGATCTACAACAAGGCGCGTCAGGCAGCGATCACCCAAGAGATCTCGGAAATCGTCGGCGGCGCTGCCGCGGTTTAA
- the atpA gene encoding F0F1 ATP synthase subunit alpha, which produces MQQLNPSEISEIIKGRIDKLDVSSQARNEGTVVSVSDGIVRIHGLADVMYGEMIEFPGGVFGMALNLEQDSVGAVVLGSYQSLAEGMSAKCTGRILEVPVGKELLGRVVDALGNPVDGKGPLNNTETDAVEKVAPGVIWRKSVDQPVQTGYKAVDAMIPVGRGQRELIIGDRQIGKTALAIDAIINQKDSGIFCVYVAIGQKQSTIANVVRKLEENGALANTIIVAASASESPALQFLAPYSGCTMGEYFRDRGEDALIVYDDLSKQAVAYRQISLLLRRPPGREAYPGDVFYLHSRLLERASRVSEEYVEKFTKGAVTGKTGSLTALPIIETQAGDVSAFVPTNVISITDGQIFLESAMFNSGIRPAVNAGVSVSRVGGAAQTKIIKKLSGGIRTALAQYRELAAFAQFASDLDEATRKQLEHGQRVTELMKQKQYAPMSIADMSLSLYAAERGFLTDVEIAKVGSFEQALIAYFNRDHADLMAKINVKGDFNDEIDSGLKAGIEKFKATQTW; this is translated from the coding sequence ATGCAGCAACTCAATCCTTCCGAAATAAGTGAAATCATCAAGGGTCGCATCGACAAGCTCGATGTGTCCTCCCAAGCCCGTAACGAAGGCACTGTCGTCAGCGTATCTGACGGTATTGTGCGGATTCACGGTCTCGCCGACGTAATGTACGGCGAAATGATCGAGTTTCCGGGCGGCGTCTTCGGTATGGCTCTCAACCTGGAGCAAGACTCCGTAGGTGCCGTTGTACTGGGCTCCTACCAGTCTCTGGCTGAAGGCATGAGCGCCAAGTGCACTGGCCGCATCCTCGAGGTTCCGGTTGGTAAGGAACTGCTGGGTCGCGTTGTCGACGCACTGGGTAACCCTGTCGATGGCAAAGGTCCGCTGAACAACACCGAGACCGACGCGGTCGAGAAAGTTGCTCCAGGCGTGATCTGGCGTAAGTCGGTAGACCAGCCTGTACAGACTGGCTACAAGGCTGTCGATGCGATGATCCCTGTCGGCCGTGGCCAGCGCGAGCTGATCATCGGCGACCGTCAGATCGGTAAAACCGCTCTGGCGATCGACGCGATCATCAATCAGAAAGACAGCGGAATCTTCTGCGTCTACGTAGCAATCGGTCAGAAGCAATCGACCATCGCCAACGTGGTTCGCAAACTGGAAGAGAACGGCGCTCTGGCCAACACGATCATCGTGGCTGCCAGTGCTTCCGAATCCCCAGCGCTGCAATTCCTGGCTCCGTACTCCGGTTGCACCATGGGCGAATACTTCCGCGACCGCGGTGAAGATGCGCTGATCGTTTATGACGATCTGTCCAAGCAGGCTGTGGCTTATCGCCAGATCTCCCTGCTGCTGCGTCGTCCACCAGGCCGTGAAGCTTACCCAGGCGACGTGTTCTATCTCCACTCCCGTCTGCTGGAGCGTGCATCCCGCGTTTCGGAAGAGTACGTAGAGAAGTTCACCAAAGGCGCAGTGACCGGCAAAACCGGCTCCCTGACCGCATTGCCGATCATCGAAACCCAGGCTGGCGACGTTTCCGCGTTCGTTCCGACCAACGTGATTTCCATCACCGACGGTCAGATCTTCCTGGAATCGGCCATGTTCAACTCCGGCATCCGTCCGGCAGTGAACGCCGGTGTTTCGGTATCCCGTGTGGGTGGTGCCGCTCAGACCAAGATCATCAAGAAGCTCTCCGGTGGCATCCGTACCGCTCTGGCTCAGTACCGTGAACTGGCAGCATTTGCCCAGTTCGCCTCTGACCTGGACGAAGCGACCCGTAAGCAACTTGAGCATGGTCAGCGCGTTACCGAGCTGATGAAGCAGAAGCAATATGCGCCAATGTCGATCGCCGACATGTCGCTGTCGCTGTATGCCGCTGAGCGTGGGTTCCTGACTGACGTCGAAATCGCCAAGGTTGGCAGCTTTGAACAAGCGCTGATTGCTTACTTCAACCGAGATCACGCCGATTTGATGGCGAAGATCAACGTGAAGGGTGACTTCAATGACGAAATCGATTCTGGCCTGAAAGCCGGTATCGAGAAGTTCAAGGCCACCCAAACCTGGTAA
- a CDS encoding F0F1 ATP synthase subunit delta, translated as MAELTTLARPYAKAAFEHAQAHQQLANWSAMLGLAAAVSQDDTMQRMLKAPRLTSADKAATFIEVCGDKFDAKAQNFIQVVAENDRLPLLPEISELFDLYKAEQEKSVDVDVTSAFALNQEQQDKLAKVLSARLGREVRLHAAEDATLIGGVVIRAGDLVIDGSVRGKLAQLAEALKS; from the coding sequence ATGGCAGAACTGACCACGTTGGCCCGACCTTACGCTAAGGCAGCCTTCGAGCATGCACAGGCGCACCAGCAACTGGCCAATTGGTCAGCCATGCTCGGCCTGGCTGCTGCAGTGTCGCAAGACGACACGATGCAGCGCATGCTCAAGGCCCCGCGACTGACGAGCGCAGACAAGGCCGCCACTTTTATTGAAGTGTGCGGCGACAAGTTCGATGCCAAGGCACAGAATTTCATCCAGGTCGTTGCAGAAAACGACCGCCTCCCGCTTTTGCCGGAGATCTCCGAGCTGTTCGACCTGTACAAGGCCGAGCAGGAAAAGTCGGTAGATGTGGATGTGACCAGTGCTTTTGCATTGAACCAAGAACAGCAAGACAAACTCGCCAAGGTTCTCAGTGCACGGCTCGGCCGGGAAGTGCGCCTGCACGCTGCGGAGGATGCCACCCTGATCGGTGGTGTCGTTATCCGCGCTGGCGACCTGGTTATCGATGGCTCAGTTCGCGGCAAACTCGCGCAACTAGCCGAAGCATTGAAATCTTGA
- a CDS encoding F0F1 ATP synthase subunit B, whose translation MNINATLIGQSVAFFIFVLFCMKFVWPPVIAALHERQKKIADGLDAATRAARDLELAQDKVGQQLREAKAQAAEIIEQAKKRGTQIVDEAREQARVEADRIKAQAQAEIEQELNGVKDALRAQLGSLAVNGAEKILGATIDQNAHAELVNKLAAEI comes from the coding sequence GTGAACATTAATGCAACCCTGATTGGCCAGTCCGTTGCGTTCTTCATTTTTGTGCTGTTCTGCATGAAGTTCGTGTGGCCTCCGGTCATCGCGGCTTTGCACGAACGTCAGAAGAAGATTGCGGATGGACTGGACGCTGCTACACGAGCAGCTCGCGACCTGGAGCTGGCCCAAGATAAAGTGGGTCAGCAACTGCGCGAAGCTAAGGCTCAGGCAGCTGAGATCATTGAGCAAGCCAAGAAACGCGGTACCCAGATTGTCGACGAAGCCCGTGAACAGGCTCGCGTTGAAGCTGACCGCATCAAGGCTCAGGCTCAGGCCGAGATCGAACAGGAACTGAACGGCGTCAAAGACGCGCTGCGCGCCCAATTGGGCAGCCTGGCAGTCAACGGCGCAGAGAAGATCCTGGGTGCCACAATCGATCAAAACGCGCACGCGGAGCTGGTAAACAAACTGGCTGCTGAAATTTAA
- the atpE gene encoding F0F1 ATP synthase subunit C, whose translation METVVGLTAIAVALLIGLGALGTAIGFGLLGGKFLEGAARQPEMVPMLQVKMFIVAGLLDAVTMIGVGIALFFTFANPFVGQLAG comes from the coding sequence ATGGAAACTGTAGTTGGTCTAACTGCTATCGCTGTTGCACTGCTGATCGGCCTGGGCGCACTGGGTACTGCAATCGGTTTCGGCCTGCTGGGCGGTAAATTCCTGGAAGGCGCTGCGCGTCAACCGGAAATGGTTCCAATGCTACAAGTTAAAATGTTCATCGTGGCTGGTCTGCTCGACGCCGTGACCATGATCGGTGTTGGTATCGCTCTGTTCTTCACTTTTGCGAACCCCTTCGTTGGTCAACTCGCTGGCTGA
- the atpB gene encoding F0F1 ATP synthase subunit A, with amino-acid sequence MAEQTASGYIQHHLQNLTFGHLPDGSWGFAHSAAQAKEMGFWAFHVDTLGWSVALGLIFFLIFRMAAKKATSGQPGALQNFVEVLVEFVDGSVRDSFHGRSAVIAPLALTIFAWVFLMNAVDLIPVDWIPQLAIMITGDQHIPFRAVSTTDPNATLGMALSVFALIIFYSIKIKGIGGFIGELTLHPFGSKNIFLQALLIPVNFLLEFVTLVAKPISLALRLFGNMYAGELVFILIAVMFGSGLLWLSGLGVVLQWAWAVFHILIITLQAFIFMMLTIVYLSMAHEDNH; translated from the coding sequence ATGGCAGAGCAAACAGCTTCGGGCTATATCCAGCACCACTTGCAGAACTTGACCTTTGGTCATTTGCCTGACGGCAGTTGGGGCTTCGCGCATTCCGCAGCGCAAGCAAAGGAAATGGGCTTTTGGGCTTTCCACGTCGATACTCTCGGCTGGTCGGTCGCACTGGGTCTGATTTTCTTCCTCATCTTCCGCATGGCCGCAAAAAAGGCGACCTCCGGTCAGCCGGGCGCGCTCCAGAACTTCGTTGAAGTCCTTGTCGAGTTCGTCGACGGCAGCGTCCGCGACAGTTTCCATGGCCGTAGCGCCGTGATTGCCCCTCTGGCATTGACTATCTTCGCCTGGGTGTTCCTCATGAACGCCGTCGACTTGATTCCTGTCGACTGGATCCCGCAGCTCGCGATCATGATCACCGGTGATCAGCACATTCCATTCCGCGCCGTATCGACAACCGATCCGAACGCGACGCTGGGTATGGCACTGTCCGTCTTTGCGCTGATCATTTTCTACAGCATCAAGATCAAGGGTATCGGCGGCTTCATCGGCGAATTGACCCTGCACCCGTTCGGCAGCAAGAACATTTTCCTGCAGGCGCTGTTGATTCCGGTGAACTTCCTGCTTGAATTCGTAACTCTGGTGGCCAAGCCGATTTCCCTGGCACTGCGACTGTTCGGCAACATGTACGCGGGTGAACTGGTGTTCATTCTGATCGCGGTCATGTTCGGCAGCGGTCTGCTGTGGCTCAGCGGCCTGGGCGTGGTCCTGCAATGGGCGTGGGCTGTGTTCCACATCCTGATCATCACCCTGCAAGCGTTCATCTTCATGATGCTGACCATCGTCTACCTGTCGATGGCTCACGAAGATAACCATTGA